A stretch of the Papaver somniferum cultivar HN1 chromosome 6, ASM357369v1, whole genome shotgun sequence genome encodes the following:
- the LOC113286185 gene encoding homeobox-leucine zipper protein ATHB-40-like produces the protein MEDDQMFLYSQQSDANSYNQMVPTEGETKCRRRRKKNKVEKINEDIGFRKRKLTDEQVRLLELNFGNEHKLESDRKDRIAMELGLDPRQVAVWFQNRRVRWKTKKIEEEYSELKRAHDGVMVEKCHLQSEVSRLKEKLMEAEKQIQQLKERSVDHTSNLSMGSPSSSCFTVDGGDPMFMPDGFDNNFFYVPNGDINYIHGMEWVQDLYGSLQ, from the exons ATGGAAGATGATCAAATGTTCCTGTACTCCCAACAAAGTGATGCCAACTCATACAATCAAATGGTTCCAACAGAAG GAGAAACAAAATGTAGGAGGAGGAGAAAGAAGAACAAAGTCGAAAAGATCAATGAAGATATTGGTTTCCGAAAGAGAAAACTAACCGATGAACAAGTTAGGCTGTTAGAGTTAAATTTTGGAAACGAACACAAGCTAGAATCAGACAGGAAAGATCGAATTGCTATGGAATTAGGTTTAGACCCGCGTCAAGTAGCAGTTTGGTTTCAAAACAGAAGAGTAAGGTGGAAGACaaagaaaatagaagaagaatactCTGAACTGAAACGGGCTCATGATGGTGTTATGGTGGAAAAATGTCATCTCCAGTCTGAG GTATCAAGGCTCAAAGAAAAACTAATGGAAGCTGAAAAACAAATACAACAGCTTAAGGAGCGATCTGTTGATCATACAAGCAATCTTTCAATGGGTAGTCCTAGCTCATCATGTTTCACAGTTGATGGTGGCGATCCAATGTTCATGCCAGACGGGTTCGATAATAACTTTTTCTATGTTCCAAATGGAGATATTAACTATATTCATGGTATGGAATGGGTTCAAGATCTATATGGAAGCTTGCAATAA
- the LOC113289309 gene encoding deSI-like protein At4g17486, which yields MKTGSKKGWYSIVPLRLRNKSATRFCLFSKVRSSGIRPGNTPVYLNVYDLTPMNGYVYWAGVGIFHSGVEVHGVEYAFGAHDCPTSGVFEVEPRQCPGFKFRKSIFIGTTTLDPIQVREFMERHSTSYNGDTYHLIVKNCNHFCKDVCYRLTGNQIPKWVNRLARIGSLCNCLLPEALRVSAVRVHDPDSKLKYQSYEDDNEKKRLRTTTFSCWSSISTRQKQLSTSSMFLHSPLKGCLPQWDLRRSSSRASKVRT from the exons ATGAAAACAGGATCAAAGAAAGGATGGTACTCCATTGTTCCTCTCCGCTTAAGAAACAAGTCTGCTACACGTTTCTGCTTGTTTTCTAAAGTGCGTTCATCAGGCATTAGACCAGGCAATACACCAGTTTATCTCAATGTGTACGACTTAACTCCCATGAATGGCTATGTTTACTGGGCAGGCGTAGGAATCTTTCACTCTGGTGTGGAAG TTCATGGCGTAGAATATGCATTTGGAGCTCATGATTGCCCAACAAGTGGTGTTTTTGAAGTTGAGCCTCGGCAGTGCCCTGGATTCAAATTTAGGAAGTCAATATTTATTGGAACAACAACATTGGACCCAATTCAGGTTAGGGAGTTCATGGAGAGACATTCCACGAGTTACaatggtgatacatatcacttgATCGTTAAGAACTGCAACCATTTCTGCAAGGATGTTTGCTACAGGCTGACTGGAAATCAAATTCCGAAATGGGTGAATCGTCTTGCCAGGATAG GGTCTCTTTGCAACTGCCTGCTTCCCGAAGCCCTTAGAGTATCTGCGGTTAGAGTCCACGATCCCGATTCCAAACTGAAATACCAAAGCTACGAAGATGACAATGAGAAGAAGAGGTTGAGAACTACCACATTTAGTTGCTGGTCTTCAATTTCAACTAGGCAAAAGCAATTGTCAACATCATCAATGTTTCTGCACTCTCCCTTGAAAGGTTGCTTACCACAATGGGATTTAAGAAGGTCCAGTAGTAGAGCATCAAAGGTACGAACATAG